In Melospiza georgiana isolate bMelGeo1 chromosome 8, bMelGeo1.pri, whole genome shotgun sequence, one genomic interval encodes:
- the MSH4 gene encoding mutS protein homolog 4 isoform X8, whose translation MPESYFGDKSSCVENANTLNLTSSSSVRGLNSACIGKTPLSSGRSGCRSHTPLMGYSVTSSSAVSAHTVASVIVAVVEGRGLARGEVGMASIDLKNPEMILSQFADNTTYAKVITKLKILTPLEIIMSNTACDAGNTTNLFGLITEHFKNVTFTTVQRKYFNETKGLEYIEQLCASEFSTIFMEVQSKYYCLAAAAALLKYVEFIQNAVYAPKSLKVRFQGSEKTAMIDSSSAQNLELVINNRDSRNGHTLLGVLNYTKTPGGSRRLRSNILEPLVDAETINTRLDCVQELLQDEELFFGLQGGIISKFLDTEQLLSVLVQIPKQDTVKTAESKITNLIYLKHTLELVEPLKAALRSCNTQLLKAYYNSLEDTRFGIILEKITSVINDDTRYTKGCLSMRTQKCYAVKPNINEFLDIARRTYTEIVDDIAGMITQLAEKYSLPMKTSFSSARGFFIQMNADCSTLPNGQLPSEFTKITKMKNTYSFTSADLIKMNERCQESLREIYHMTYLIVCKLLNEIYEHIHCLYKLSDIVSMLDMLLSFAHACTLSDYVRPEFTDTLAIKQGWHPILEKIAMEKPVSNNTYLTEGNNFVIITGPNMSGKSTYLKQIALCQIMAQIGSYVPAEYCSFRIAEQIFTRIGMDDDIETNASTFMKEMKEITYIIQNANDKSLIIIDELGRGTSAEEGIGICYAACEYLLNLKAFTLFATHFLELCHIDALYPNVENYHFEVQHVRSSAGNKEKIAYTYTLSKGYTEEKNYGLKAAEVSSLPSSIILDAKEITSHIAQQILHRQKSTPEMMKQRAAYQLAMRLVQTARNSRLDPDSLRVYLKALKKKYEASCPTPRENDEQQ comes from the exons TTACATCCTCCTCTGCAGTTTCTGCTCATACTGTTGCGTCAGTTATTGTAGCTGTAGTAGAAGGAAGAGGCCTTGCCAGAGGTGAAGTAGGAATGGCCAGTatagatttaaaaaatcctgAGATGATATTATCACAATTTGCAGACAATACAACTTATGCCAAG GTTATTACTAAACTCAAGATTTTAACACCACTAGAAATAATAATGTCAAACACTGCCTGTGATGCAGGGAATACAACAAATTTGTTCGGTCTGATAACGGAGCATTTCAAG AATGTGACTTTTACAACTGTCCAGAGAAAATACTTCAATGAAACAAAGGGTTTGGAGTACATAGAACAATTGTGTGCATCTGAATTTAGCACCATTTTCATGGAAGTCCAATCAAA gtattactgtcttgcagctgcagcagctttgctaAAATACGTTGAATTTATCCAAAATGCCGTTTATGCTCCTAAATCACTAAAGGTTCGTTTCCAGGGGAGTGAGAAAACAGCTATGATAGATTCATCATCAGCACAAAATCTTGAACTAGTGATTAATAACAGAGATTCTCG gaaTGGTCACACACTTCTTGGTGTTCTAAATTACACTAAAACTCCTGGTGGAAGTCGGAGACTTAGATCCAATATCCTGGAACCTCTAGTTGATGCTGAAACAATTAACACAAGACTGGACTGTGTTCAGGAATTACTCCAGGATGAGGAGCTCTTTTTTGGTCTTCAAGGAGGTA TTATCTCAAAATTCCTGGATACAGAACAACTACTTTCAGTTTTGGTACAGATTCCAAAGCAGGATACA GTTAAAACTGCTGAATCAAAAATAACTAATTTAATCTACCTGAAGCATACCTTAGAACTTGTGGAGCCTCTGAAA GCTGCTTTAAGAAGCTGTAACACACAGCTGCTAAAGGCTTATTACAATTCTCTTGAAGATACAAG ATTTGGAATTATACTTGAAAAGATTACAAGTGTAATTAATGATGATACAAGATACACAAAAGGATGTCTGAGTATGAGGACCCAGAAGTGCTACGCTGTTAAGCCTAACATCAATGAATTCCTCGACATAGCTCGTAGAACATACACAGAAATTGTTGATGACATAGCAG GTATGATAACGCAACTTGCTGAAAAGTACAGCCTGCCCATGAAAACAAGTTTCAGCTCTGCTCGTGGATTTTTTATCCAGATGAATGCTGATTGTTCAACATTACCTAATGGCCAGCTTCCTTCAGAATTTACAAAG ATCACGAAAATGAAAAACACATACAGCTTCACTTCAGCagatttaataaaaatgaatgaaagaTGTCAGGAGTCCCTGAGAGAAATATATCACATGACCTACTT AATAGTGTGTAAATTACTGAATGAGATCTATGAACACATTCATTGCTTATACAAGCTGTCCGACATTGTGTCTATGCTGGATATGCTGCTTTCCTTTGCCCATGCCTGCACTCTTTCTGATTATG tTCGTCCAGAATTTACTGATACTTTAGCAATCAAGCAAGGATGGCATCCCATTCTTGAAAAGATAGCTATGGAAAAACCTGTGTCTAACAACACGTACCTGACAGAGGGCAACAATTTTGTCATTATTACAGGACCAAATATGAGTGGAAAATCAACATACTTGAAACAGATTGCTCTCTGTCAAATTATGGCACAGATTG GTTCTTATGTCCCAGCAGAGTATTGTTCTTTTCGAATCGCAGAGCAGATTTTTACCAGAATAGGTATGGATGATGATATTGAAACAAATGCATCAACATTcatgaaggaaatgaaagag ATAACGTACATCATACAAAATGCTAATGATAAGTCACTTATCATTATTGATGAACTTGGCAGAGGTACCAGTGCTGAAGAAGGTATTGGAATTTGTTATGCTGCCTGTGAATATCTGTTAAACTTAAAG GCATTTACACTGTTTGCTACGCATTTCCTGGAACTATGTCATATAGACGCTTTATATCCCAATGTGGAAAACTACCATTTTGAAGTGCAACATGTGAGAAGCAGTGCTGGAAATAAGGAGAAAATTGCTTACACTTACACACTTTCTAAAGGGTACACAGAGGAAAAGAACTATG GACTAAAAGCTGCAGAAGTGTCCTCCCTACCATCATCCATAATTTTGGATGCAAAGGAAATCACAAGTCACATTGCACAACAAATTTTG CACAGACAGAAGAGCACTCCTGAGATGATGAAACAGAGAGCTGCATACCAGTTAGCAATGAGATTGGTTCAGACTGCCAGAAATTCTCGACTGGACCCTGACAGTTTGCGTGTATATTTGAAAGCcctgaagaaaaaatatgaagCCAGTTGTCCCACACCCAGAGAAAATGATGAGCAACAGTAA
- the NAA20 gene encoding N-alpha-acetyltransferase 20, which produces MTTLRAFTCDDLFRFNNINLDPLTETYGIPFYLQYLAHWPEYFIVAEAPGGELMGYIMGKAEGSVAREEWHGHVTALSVAPEFRRLGLAAKLMELLEEISEKKGGFFVDLFVRVSNQVAVNMYKQLGYSVYRTVLEYYSASSGEPDEDAYDMRKALSRDTEKKSVIPLPHPVRPEDIE; this is translated from the exons ATGACAACGCTCCGCGCCTTCACCTGCGACGACCTCTTCCGATTCAACAACAT CAATCTGGACCCGCTGACGGAGACC TACGGGATTCCCTTCTACTTGCAGTACCTCGCCCACTGGCCCGAGTATTTCATCGTCGCCGAGGCGCCCGGCGGGGAGCTGATGGGTTACA TCATGGGCAAAGCTGAAGGCTCTGTGGCCAGGGAAGAATGGCACGGACACGTTACTGCTCTCTCTGTTGCACCAGAATTTCGACGGCTGGGTTTGGCTGCTAAATTGATGGAGCTTCTGGAAGAAATTTCAGAAAA AAAGGGTGGATTTTTTGTCGATCTCTTTGTGAGAGTATCAAATCAGGTTGCTGTAAATATGTATAAGCAACTAGGCTACAGTGTGTACCGAACAGTTTTAGAGTACTACTCAGCTAGCAGTGGGGAGCCAGATGAAGATGCTTATG ATATGAGAAAAGCTCTTTCCAGAGATACAGAGAAGAAATCAGTTATACCTCTGCCTCATCCTGTAAGACCAGAAGACATTGAATAA